Proteins encoded together in one Lepisosteus oculatus isolate fLepOcu1 chromosome 2, fLepOcu1.hap2, whole genome shotgun sequence window:
- the tcf21 gene encoding transcription factor 21, translated as MSTGSISDVDDLHETDLAECDILKLGSGKDSGTSNESTEESSNCESGSLTKARGASGKKRKASSRKISLNGVAHEGKQVQRNAANARERARMRVLSKAFSRLKTTLPWVPPDTKLSKLDTLRLASSYIAHLRQILANDKYDNGYIHPVNLTWPFMVAGKPENELKEVLNTSRLCGTTAS; from the exons ATGTCCACGGGATCCATCAGTGACGTTGACGATCTTCATGAAACAGATCTGGCCGAGTGTGACATCCTCAAACTGGGGTCTGGCAAAGACTCAGGCACCTCTAACGAAAGTACAGAGGAGAGCTCAAACTGTGAGAGTGGTTCGCTTACAAAGGCTAGGGGCGCTTCAGGAAAAAAGCGAAAAGCATCGTCCAGGAAAATTTCTTTGAATGGAGTGGCGCATGAGGGTAAACAGGTTCAGAGAAACGCTGCCAACGCCAGGGAGAGGGCCAGGATGCGCGTTTTGAGTAAAGCCTTTTCCAGGCTGAAGACTACTTTACCGTGGGTACCGCCGGACACCAAGCTATCAAAACTGGACACCCTGAGACTGGCATCAAGCTATATAGCCCACTTGAGACAAATCCTGGCCAACGATAAGTATGACAATGGGTACATACACCCAGTCAATTTG acaTGGCCCTTCATGGTTGCTGGAAAACCAGAAAATGAACTGAAAGAAGTTTTGAATACATCACGATTGTGTGGAACTACAGCCTCTTGA